In Chloracidobacterium sp., one genomic interval encodes:
- a CDS encoding efflux RND transporter permease subunit encodes MQWLAEICVHRPVFATVIVLFLTVVGGFSFFTLGVDRFPKIDLPTISVSTSNSGAAPAEMESEVTDPIEGVLNTVPGIDEMRSTSSRGSSNITLTFNLEKNPDQAFQEVQQKLSTVVYRLPEDADPPVARKSDPDSAPVLMYSISSSRSVQELSDLVQVLIQEKVQSADGVGEAVIFGARPTQIKLYIDPDRLRAYNLSVTQVTAAVSAQNQELPGGTLVEGAKTVGLRTLSKLTQVDEFNDIVIANKNGFPVKFKDIGRVQEVGADPTNTLSLDGMPSVALAIRKQSGANTVALIRNVKSRMADIIPTLPKDFKVAIVRDQSDFIETSLHAIEEHLVLGALFAAIVVFLFLWNFRSTIISALAIPTSIIAAFALIAAMGYSLNQMTMLALTLMVGIVIDDAIVVLENIYRFVEEKGMDPFRAAVEGTREIGLAVLATTLSLLAVFIPVGFMTGIVGRFMSSFGLTSAAAIAVSLIVSFTLTPMLAARWIKKKEPDTAAPADHDGDPSETQTHHNSKGGWFYSKVDTTYTWLLRLAMRFRWAVVLVCVATVASIVPLYKFVGMSFLPDEDESIFQVNVRGPQGTSLAATQSLLDRIARDVREKLPGLKNTTVNAGGFGGGGSSGNSGSVSVSLVPVGERSQSQTQLIAMVRNMVKPYQSKDWRINVSATSSIAQGIGLGRGGSGIGYYISGPDMNMLNTYADQLVERMKQDDTFRDPDNSVDPGTPEVQFNIDRTRAADLGVSATDIARALNIAAAGQRVSTFGEGTQQFDVIVQADEKFRRSRQNLQYFTVASSKGTPVSLDRLVTMVESRSPASIARLNRQRVVTISSGLPPNTSEADAVTKLAGFVKDLNMPAEYSSGVQGQSKELQRAYSSFMLAFLLSFVFMYLVLAAQFESFIHPITILLTLPLAVPFALISTAIAGQTLNIFSALGILLLFGVVKKNAILQIDHTNTLRAHGLSRYDAIIQANRDRLRPILMTTIALVAGMIPLVVASGAGAATNRSIGILVVGGQSLCLLLTLLAVPVFYSLFDDLQETALWRKAAGGAGSVFSKLRRPKAPESVDDREEAA; translated from the coding sequence ATGCAATGGTTAGCCGAGATCTGTGTTCATCGTCCGGTCTTTGCGACCGTGATCGTGTTGTTTCTGACCGTTGTCGGCGGATTCAGTTTCTTCACGCTCGGCGTCGACCGCTTTCCTAAGATCGACCTGCCGACCATTTCGGTTTCCACGAGTAATTCAGGTGCCGCTCCCGCTGAGATGGAGAGCGAGGTGACCGATCCGATCGAAGGTGTGCTGAACACCGTTCCGGGCATCGATGAGATGCGTTCGACGTCCTCTCGCGGATCGTCCAACATTACGCTCACGTTCAACCTGGAAAAGAATCCCGACCAAGCCTTCCAAGAGGTGCAGCAGAAGCTCAGCACCGTCGTTTACCGGCTTCCCGAAGATGCCGATCCGCCGGTTGCGAGAAAGAGCGATCCGGATTCGGCTCCGGTTTTGATGTATTCCATCAGCTCTTCGCGCAGTGTGCAGGAGCTCAGCGATCTTGTTCAGGTCTTGATACAGGAGAAGGTTCAGTCTGCCGACGGCGTTGGCGAGGCGGTCATTTTCGGTGCAAGGCCGACGCAGATCAAGCTTTATATCGACCCTGACCGTCTTAGAGCGTACAACCTTTCCGTAACGCAGGTTACGGCGGCCGTCTCTGCACAGAATCAGGAACTGCCGGGCGGAACGCTTGTTGAGGGAGCAAAAACGGTCGGCCTGCGAACACTCAGCAAACTGACGCAGGTCGATGAATTCAATGACATCGTAATTGCAAACAAGAACGGCTTTCCGGTCAAGTTCAAAGATATCGGGCGTGTGCAGGAGGTCGGTGCCGATCCGACCAATACACTTTCGCTTGACGGAATGCCGTCGGTTGCCCTTGCGATCCGTAAACAGTCGGGCGCGAATACGGTCGCATTGATCCGTAACGTAAAGTCGCGCATGGCGGATATAATCCCGACACTGCCAAAGGATTTCAAAGTGGCGATCGTTCGGGATCAGTCCGATTTTATCGAGACGTCGCTCCACGCGATCGAGGAACACCTGGTGCTCGGCGCTTTGTTCGCTGCGATCGTGGTATTCCTGTTCCTCTGGAATTTTCGTTCGACGATCATTTCCGCGCTCGCCATTCCGACGTCGATCATCGCTGCTTTTGCTTTGATCGCCGCGATGGGCTACTCGCTGAATCAAATGACGATGCTCGCACTGACGCTGATGGTCGGCATTGTTATTGACGATGCCATAGTCGTGCTTGAGAACATCTACCGCTTTGTCGAAGAGAAGGGAATGGACCCATTCCGCGCGGCGGTTGAAGGCACACGTGAGATCGGCCTTGCTGTGCTTGCGACAACGCTGAGCCTGCTCGCGGTATTCATTCCGGTCGGCTTTATGACCGGTATCGTCGGACGTTTTATGTCATCGTTCGGCCTGACGTCTGCGGCCGCGATCGCTGTGTCGCTGATCGTTTCGTTCACGCTTACGCCGATGCTTGCGGCCCGCTGGATCAAGAAAAAGGAACCGGACACTGCGGCGCCCGCCGATCACGATGGTGATCCTTCCGAGACACAAACGCACCACAACAGCAAGGGCGGATGGTTTTACAGCAAGGTTGACACGACCTATACATGGCTGCTGCGTCTCGCAATGCGGTTCCGATGGGCTGTTGTGCTTGTGTGCGTCGCGACGGTTGCCTCGATCGTTCCGCTCTATAAGTTCGTCGGAATGTCCTTCCTGCCCGATGAGGATGAATCGATCTTTCAGGTCAATGTCCGCGGCCCGCAAGGTACTTCTCTCGCAGCTACCCAGTCGCTGTTGGATCGCATCGCACGCGATGTCAGGGAAAAGCTGCCCGGACTTAAGAATACAACCGTGAACGCAGGCGGCTTCGGCGGTGGCGGCAGCAGCGGCAACAGCGGAAGCGTTAGCGTCAGCCTTGTACCTGTCGGCGAGCGAAGCCAAAGCCAGACACAACTTATTGCGATGGTTCGCAATATGGTCAAGCCGTATCAGAGCAAGGATTGGCGCATCAACGTATCGGCAACGTCATCCATAGCGCAGGGCATCGGCCTCGGCCGCGGCGGCTCCGGCATCGGCTACTACATATCGGGGCCCGATATGAACATGCTGAATACATACGCCGATCAGCTTGTCGAGCGAATGAAGCAGGATGACACATTCCGCGACCCCGATAACTCCGTCGATCCCGGAACACCCGAGGTTCAATTCAATATAGACCGCACGCGGGCTGCAGATCTTGGTGTGAGCGCCACGGATATCGCGAGGGCGCTCAATATCGCGGCGGCGGGCCAACGTGTTTCGACGTTCGGCGAAGGTACTCAACAGTTCGATGTGATTGTACAGGCCGATGAGAAGTTCCGCCGTTCGCGTCAGAACCTCCAATATTTCACCGTTGCGTCAAGCAAGGGAACACCTGTAAGCCTCGACCGTCTCGTTACAATGGTCGAGTCGCGAAGTCCGGCATCTATCGCCCGCCTTAATAGACAGCGTGTCGTAACAATTTCGTCGGGCCTGCCGCCGAACACGTCAGAGGCCGATGCTGTAACGAAGCTCGCGGGGTTCGTTAAGGATCTCAATATGCCGGCCGAGTATTCGAGCGGCGTGCAAGGGCAATCAAAGGAGCTTCAGCGTGCGTACAGCTCGTTCATGCTCGCATTCCTGTTGTCATTCGTCTTTATGTATCTTGTGCTTGCGGCGCAGTTCGAGTCGTTCATTCATCCGATCACGATCCTGCTGACGCTGCCGCTCGCAGTTCCGTTCGCATTGATCTCAACCGCGATAGCCGGCCAAACGCTTAATATATTCTCGGCCCTCGGCATCCTGCTGCTCTTTGGCGTGGTGAAGAAGAATGCCATTTTGCAGATAGACCATACTAATACACTGCGCGCCCACGGGCTTTCACGATACGATGCCATCATTCAGGCTAACCGTGACCGCCTACGCCCGATCTTGATGACGACGATCGCTCTCGTCGCGGGAATGATCCCGCTGGTGGTCGCAAGCGGAGCGGGTGCGGCGACAAATCGTTCGATCGGCATTTTGGTCGTCGGCGGACAATCGCTCTGCCTGTTGCTTACGCTGCTGGCGGTGCCGGTCTTCTATTCACTATTTGACGACCTGCAGGAGACCGCTCTCTGGCGAAAGGCGGCAGGCGGCGCAGGCAGCGTGTTTTCAAAGCTCAGGCGGCCAAAAGCCCCAGAGTCCGTTGATGATCGGGAGGAAGCCGCTTGA
- a CDS encoding efflux RND transporter periplasmic adaptor subunit yields the protein MTMLRQGTGFLTLLTFITLLTGCGWLSGGKSQPKANSDDNKPGVTITVAKSEGREVASTIQATGSLVAFDTSDVAPKVSGKVINISVEVGQYVRSGTVLAKLDDSGPRLSLASARASVRQAEANVRQAEARLGLHNGGQFNASTVPEVSAANAAYQQALAELKQAEANESRYRDLAKSGDVSMVVYEGYRTTRDTARARANAAKEQMNSAINTARQSDQAIASARASVQTAKANADIAEKAVADTVIHAPFAGYIGSRPTAVGEFVSTASVVASILRTDPIKVQIQVPEADVPYLAVGRGVSLQIDAYKDRKFAGSVSAIEPSLDVNSRAVIVEATVPNGDNALRPGMFVTAQISRQGGAAGVFVPKAAVMRDPTTASYRVFVIEDGSAKLRVVQLGIEEGDVFQILSGVNADETVATSNLDQLYEGARVSY from the coding sequence ATGACTATGTTGAGACAGGGCACCGGTTTCTTGACTCTTTTGACCTTTATTACGCTGTTGACGGGATGCGGCTGGTTAAGCGGCGGCAAATCTCAGCCAAAAGCTAATTCTGATGACAACAAACCGGGCGTCACCATAACGGTCGCCAAAAGTGAGGGCCGCGAGGTCGCATCGACCATCCAGGCCACAGGCAGCCTCGTCGCCTTTGACACTTCTGATGTCGCCCCGAAGGTCTCTGGCAAGGTTATCAACATATCGGTCGAGGTAGGGCAATACGTTCGCAGCGGCACGGTTCTCGCGAAACTCGATGACAGCGGCCCGCGTTTGAGCCTAGCATCTGCGAGGGCTTCGGTCAGACAGGCTGAGGCGAACGTGCGTCAAGCAGAAGCCAGGCTCGGGCTGCACAATGGCGGACAATTCAATGCCTCGACCGTGCCGGAGGTAAGCGCGGCAAACGCGGCATATCAACAAGCGCTAGCCGAACTGAAACAAGCCGAAGCAAACGAGAGCCGCTACCGCGACCTCGCAAAGAGCGGCGACGTGTCGATGGTCGTGTATGAAGGCTACCGCACGACACGTGATACCGCTCGCGCACGGGCGAACGCCGCAAAGGAACAGATGAACTCGGCGATCAATACGGCGCGGCAGAGTGACCAAGCGATAGCAAGTGCCCGTGCAAGCGTTCAAACTGCAAAGGCAAACGCTGATATCGCAGAAAAGGCTGTCGCTGACACTGTGATCCACGCACCGTTCGCGGGCTATATCGGAAGCCGGCCGACGGCGGTCGGTGAGTTCGTTTCCACGGCGTCTGTCGTCGCGAGCATACTGCGTACCGACCCGATCAAGGTTCAGATCCAAGTGCCGGAGGCCGATGTGCCGTATCTTGCGGTCGGCCGTGGTGTCTCGCTGCAGATCGATGCTTACAAAGATAGAAAATTCGCCGGATCCGTGTCTGCGATCGAGCCGAGCCTCGATGTGAATTCGCGGGCGGTGATCGTCGAAGCGACCGTTCCGAATGGCGACAATGCTTTGCGGCCCGGAATGTTCGTAACGGCTCAGATATCGCGCCAAGGCGGCGCTGCGGGCGTATTTGTACCGAAGGCTGCTGTTATGCGTGACCCGACGACGGCGTCGTATCGGGTGTTCGTAATTGAGGATGGCTCGGCAAAGCTGCGTGTCGTGCAGCTTGGTATCGAAGAAGGCGATGTGTTCCAGATACTCTCCGGCGTGAATGCTGATGAGACCGTTGCTACCAGCAACCTCGACCAGCTTTATGAAGGGGCAAGGGTAAGCTACTGA
- a CDS encoding (2Fe-2S)-binding protein — protein sequence MAEFEFIAPYEKLIEIDILGRKHLVPENNSLLRCLQYLSVESISYGNFCWNGECLNCQVWLRTDDKEKAVIACRTIASEGMEIVRLSQHIELEFKGRQGPELIEDQGPAAQS from the coding sequence ATGGCCGAGTTCGAATTCATTGCGCCTTACGAAAAACTCATCGAGATCGACATCCTTGGCAGGAAACATCTTGTTCCGGAGAATAATTCTCTGCTTCGCTGCCTACAATATCTTTCGGTAGAAAGCATTTCATACGGAAATTTCTGCTGGAACGGAGAGTGTCTCAACTGCCAGGTCTGGCTGCGAACTGACGACAAGGAAAAAGCGGTGATCGCCTGTCGTACAATTGCAAGCGAAGGCATGGAGATCGTCAGGCTCTCGCAGCACATTGAGCTTGAATTCAAAGGCCGGCAAGGCCCCGAACTCATCGAAGATCAAGGCCCCGCAGCCCAAAGCTAG
- a CDS encoding glutaredoxin — protein sequence MSIVLYTKPDCPYCRKAIDHYIANGIDFTEYDAQNDQARLEEMLKFANGDPTVPCIIEDGKYAASGWGDPPRGCTIYIPSAMQGE from the coding sequence ATGTCGATAGTATTGTACACGAAGCCCGACTGCCCATATTGTCGGAAAGCGATAGATCATTACATCGCGAACGGCATTGACTTCACCGAATACGATGCACAGAATGACCAGGCACGGCTCGAAGAAATGCTGAAGTTTGCGAACGGCGATCCGACCGTGCCGTGCATCATAGAGGATGGAAAATACGCAGCGTCCGGTTGGGGCGATCCTCCCAGAGGCTGCACGATCTACATTCCGTCAGCCATGCAGGGCGAATGA